In Chitinophaga sp. H8, the sequence GCGGTCAAATATGGGGAGGAGCACGTCCTGTCCGGCCGACTTATCACTGTACTTGATGTCGGCCTTCTTTGCTGTTTTTTTTACAACGGCTTTTGCCATAACAAAAACATTTACAGGTTAAAACATACTAAGAATCTTCTTTTTCAGCCATACGGCCGGCATGTCTCTGCGCCGGGGTAGCCACCTGCACCCAGGAATTATCATACGGTTTGAAACACCCGGCCTGCAACAAGGTATCCTTATCTATTTTGCCATCCATATATTTTGCCAGTGTACGAAAAGCTTTTTTATTTTCCTGTTTAAAGATCAGTAACGAGGCATTAGAGCCAGCTTTCACGGCAATAGGTACCCCACCACCCAGCTCTGCCCAATGCCCTCCCAGGATAAGGTTTTTAACCGGTGTCTGGTAATGCGCTACTTTATGCTGCATATTGGCTTTGCCCGGCTTGGCGCCCATCATGGTACCATCCCGGTTGCCGGTATAACGCCAATGGGTAACCGGTGTAGCTACATCATAAAAAAGGATGTGCGACCGTAATCCCGGTGCTACCTTTTCTTCTACCCTGCGGATCATGATCTCCGCAATCTCATTTTTAAGTGTCTTGTATTTTTCTCCCCGGATATAATTTCCCTGCTCATCTTTTTCTGTATGCCAGTTATCTTTATAATCCATAAAAGCAGGCATAAACAAGGTAAGGGTGCCATGCCCTTCCGGTGCCAGCGACTTATCCCTCACCGAAGGGGCCAGTATACTGATTTCACTGCGCAACGGATCTCCGGTACTGACAGCCCCATGATGTACATTTTCTCCGGCCAGATGTACCAGCTCCTCATTAAATCCCAATGCTTCCGCCGGACAGTCCAGCGCTACCGAAATGGTAACGGAGGAGCTATACAGCTCAGCATGTTTTAATTTCTTTTTCAGCTTTGCCGGTACAGCATATTCCGGCAGCATTTTCTCATAGAGCGTTTCTACATCACAGGCCGCGATCACATACTTGCTGTTCACATTATGGATCGTACCGTGCCGTTCAAAGGCTACCCCTGTACAGGTGTTGCGCTCCATCAGAATTTCTGTGACATTACATTTGAAATAAACAGCATTATCATAGTACTCCACCACGTGCTGCAACCATTCGGGGATCACCTGCCCCCCTCCTTTTGGCGGACTCTGAAAATCGCCATAATAGGCCCAGCCAATGGGTACCAGACAGGATAACAATTCTGTTTCTGCTTCAAATATTTTATGCAGTCCTTCGTCTTTAAAAAAACTATTAAGCCCTTTGTGCAATCCTTTTTCACCGGTATATGTAATATAGGGAATAAAAGGGAGGGCAAATTCGAGTAGCCGGAACTTGTTCTTCAACCGTTCCAGGAAGGTCATCGTTTCTTCCGAGCGGAATACGCTGCTGAAGTTATCAAATGATCTCCCCAATCTTTTGGCCGACCTGAAAAATCTTTCCAGCCCCTTTTTCTCATGAGGGAATGCAGCGATCAGCTCCGCCTTCCATTCATCCGGATTATTGGTAAGCAGGTACTCAAAATCCTTCCCTTTATATAGCCGGATTCGTTTTTGAGGCACGGCCTGCGGATGGTCCGTACCCAGGATATCAAATAATTTACCTACCAGTCCTTTGGGTGCACATTGATTAAGCCAGTGGATAGCCGTGTCAAAACGGAAATGCTTCCTTCTGAAACCAGCCAGATAACCGCCCACATGAGGCTCTTTTTCCAGTACACAAACAGAAAATCCTGCTTTACTTAGTAAAGCTGCTGCCGTTAATCCTCCCACGCCGGCACCTATAATGGTAACATCATAATACGGTTTTAAGTCCAGTTTTTTCATATAGCACGCTAATCGCATTAATCAATTTACAGAAGAATATTTGGAATCGGGGGCCTGCTAACGCCTTTTTAAGTGGGGGAAGGGTATCACACCAACTGCCTGGCACGGGCAGCTACATAGTCATAAAAGTGCTGGAAAGTAATAATATGCTGAAAGTCTTCCGGTTTTACCTTAAAACCGAAATGCGCTTCCACCGCTACCACCAGGTCGATATAATCGAGGCTATCCAGCTCCAGTGTAGCCTTCATATCTGCATCAGGGGTCAGCTCCGCCGGGTTTGCCTCAAATTCGGCAACCAGGAAGTCATTCGTTGTTTGTATAATTGCAGCAACATCCATCATGTGTGACGAGATATAGGTTGAATTTTACCCGTTAAGGGGTGAAGTTAAGAAGATATTGTTACTTATCCGGTAACCGGCAGT encodes:
- a CDS encoding phytoene desaturase family protein; protein product: MKKLDLKPYYDVTIIGAGVGGLTAAALLSKAGFSVCVLEKEPHVGGYLAGFRRKHFRFDTAIHWLNQCAPKGLVGKLFDILGTDHPQAVPQKRIRLYKGKDFEYLLTNNPDEWKAELIAAFPHEKKGLERFFRSAKRLGRSFDNFSSVFRSEETMTFLERLKNKFRLLEFALPFIPYITYTGEKGLHKGLNSFFKDEGLHKIFEAETELLSCLVPIGWAYYGDFQSPPKGGGQVIPEWLQHVVEYYDNAVYFKCNVTEILMERNTCTGVAFERHGTIHNVNSKYVIAACDVETLYEKMLPEYAVPAKLKKKLKHAELYSSSVTISVALDCPAEALGFNEELVHLAGENVHHGAVSTGDPLRSEISILAPSVRDKSLAPEGHGTLTLFMPAFMDYKDNWHTEKDEQGNYIRGEKYKTLKNEIAEIMIRRVEEKVAPGLRSHILFYDVATPVTHWRYTGNRDGTMMGAKPGKANMQHKVAHYQTPVKNLILGGHWAELGGGVPIAVKAGSNASLLIFKQENKKAFRTLAKYMDGKIDKDTLLQAGCFKPYDNSWVQVATPAQRHAGRMAEKEDS
- a CDS encoding phosphopantetheine-binding protein, with product MMDVAAIIQTTNDFLVAEFEANPAELTPDADMKATLELDSLDYIDLVVAVEAHFGFKVKPEDFQHIITFQHFYDYVAARARQLV